The following coding sequences are from one Thermogemmatispora onikobensis window:
- a CDS encoding GDP-mannose 4,6-dehydratase translates to MRCLVTGVAGFIGSHLAERLLSEGHEVCGIDAFTDFYPRQIKERNIQGMLTSNRFDFIEGDLLRLPLVSLLDGVDWVFHLAAQAGVRQGWGNEFVRYVDANVLATQRLLEDAVRVGNVRRFVCASSSSVYGEATSLPVKEATPLRPVSPYGVTKATTEQLCMLYHRNCGLPVVILRYFTVYGPRQRPDMAFYRFCYALINQQPALVYGDGRQTRDVTYVDDVVEANLLAAVAPAAVGLVFNIAGGARVSIREVIDLLKEMSGMPLPVKFLDDQRGEAHDTFADISQANYVLGFSPRIGLREGLRRELDYVISYTRGLASRPYLGWPLDSISQRLGESDNDK, encoded by the coding sequence ATGCGCTGTCTTGTTACAGGTGTAGCTGGTTTTATTGGTTCCCATCTGGCTGAACGCCTGCTGTCTGAGGGACATGAGGTCTGTGGTATCGATGCTTTTACTGATTTTTATCCGCGCCAGATCAAGGAGCGAAATATTCAAGGGATGCTGACATCCAATCGTTTCGACTTTATCGAGGGCGATCTGCTCCGACTGCCTCTGGTCTCACTCCTGGATGGGGTGGACTGGGTGTTTCACCTTGCTGCTCAGGCTGGGGTACGCCAGGGGTGGGGTAATGAATTTGTGCGCTATGTTGATGCCAATGTGCTGGCGACCCAGCGCTTGCTGGAGGATGCTGTCCGCGTAGGGAACGTGCGACGTTTCGTTTGTGCCTCCTCTTCATCCGTCTATGGTGAGGCGACCAGCTTGCCAGTGAAGGAGGCGACTCCCTTGCGGCCTGTCTCGCCCTATGGGGTGACCAAGGCGACCACCGAGCAGTTGTGTATGCTCTATCACCGTAACTGTGGCCTGCCGGTGGTCATTCTTCGCTACTTTACTGTGTATGGCCCCCGCCAGCGCCCCGATATGGCCTTTTACCGCTTCTGCTATGCACTGATCAACCAGCAGCCGGCTCTCGTCTACGGCGATGGTCGCCAGACACGAGATGTGACCTATGTGGATGATGTTGTAGAGGCAAATTTGCTGGCGGCAGTCGCCCCGGCGGCGGTGGGCCTGGTCTTTAATATTGCGGGGGGCGCTCGGGTCAGCATTCGCGAGGTCATCGATCTGCTGAAGGAGATGAGTGGCATGCCTCTGCCGGTGAAGTTCCTCGATGACCAGCGGGGCGAGGCCCATGATACCTTCGCAGACATTTCACAGGCCAACTATGTTCTGGGCTTCTCTCCACGGATAGGGCTGCGCGAAGGGTTGAGACGCGAGCTGGATTATGTGATCTCGTACACTCGCGGCCTGGCTTCTCGGCCCTATCTCGGCTGGCCTTTGGACTCTATCAGCCAACGGCTGGGGGAGAGCGACAATGATAAGTAG
- a CDS encoding lysylphosphatidylglycerol synthase transmembrane domain-containing protein, which translates to MPSSPPPPPSARRLARIRLCPLEQETSLPSPAERTGAAADGSSVSVPPGGCLSQGKGAGQSSCFAGSALSRGPGWRRALGVQALGAVSLAAICLLLWKPLAASADWAELAHSQVSCACLLLGGSGGLLGVVISAYQWRALLHAQGRQLDLAELIRLYLIGLAFSHSLPLGMGGDAIKALYSGQALGSYPLAAATLVLARLLGLLALGLLLGGVLCVWRQLLPAPLGAVAAAVSLVITLALAGLFMVARLSGKRRWPGWCAQAGALSRLPYGRKLGLVGAALTAAVAKPFSLLPPLGFSLCFWVVAALNYYSYGLALDIHLPLPCYLVAIPLVALAAALPLSLFNGLGIREGSLVAILALYHVPASKALVLAACVDAQGVLLALGGWLAYALQALQRRERK; encoded by the coding sequence ATGCCTTCGTCCCCACCTCCCCCCCCATCGGCGAGGAGATTAGCGCGTATCAGACTGTGCCCGCTGGAGCAGGAGACTTCCCTCCCCTCCCCTGCTGAGCGCACAGGAGCGGCAGCCGATGGTTCCTCTGTCTCTGTTCCGCCTGGAGGCTGCCTCTCCCAGGGCAAAGGTGCCGGGCAGAGTAGCTGCTTTGCGGGGTCGGCCTTGAGTAGGGGACCTGGTTGGCGGCGCGCTTTGGGTGTGCAGGCGTTGGGAGCTGTCTCCCTGGCTGCCATCTGTTTGCTGCTTTGGAAGCCTCTCGCTGCTTCCGCGGACTGGGCGGAGCTTGCGCACAGTCAGGTGAGCTGTGCCTGTCTGCTGCTGGGAGGGTCAGGAGGGCTGCTCGGTGTAGTGATCAGTGCCTATCAGTGGCGTGCTTTGTTACATGCCCAGGGCAGACAGCTGGATCTGGCCGAGCTGATTAGGCTCTATCTGATAGGTCTGGCTTTTAGCCACTCTCTCCCTCTAGGGATGGGGGGCGATGCCATCAAAGCGCTCTACTCGGGTCAAGCGCTCGGCTCCTATCCGCTGGCGGCAGCCACCCTGGTCCTTGCCCGCTTGCTGGGTTTGCTGGCTCTGGGTCTGCTGCTTGGGGGGGTGCTCTGTGTCTGGAGGCAGCTCCTGCCTGCCCCTTTGGGTGCTGTGGCTGCTGCTGTCAGCCTGGTGATTACGCTTGCTCTGGCGGGCCTGTTTATGGTTGCCAGGCTGAGCGGCAAGCGGCGGTGGCCTGGCTGGTGTGCTCAAGCGGGCGCCTTGTCTCGCCTTCCCTATGGTAGGAAGCTGGGTCTTGTGGGCGCTGCCCTGACAGCAGCGGTGGCCAAACCGTTTTCTCTCTTGCCTCCCCTGGGCTTCAGCCTCTGTTTCTGGGTTGTGGCTGCGCTGAATTACTATAGCTATGGTCTGGCCCTCGATATCCATCTGCCATTGCCCTGCTACCTTGTCGCCATTCCGCTGGTAGCTCTCGCCGCTGCCCTCCCACTCTCTTTATTCAATGGACTTGGGATACGTGAGGGGAGCCTTGTCGCTATCCTGGCCCTTTACCACGTACCTGCGAGTAAGGCTCTGGTCCTGGCGGCCTGTGTGGATGCCCAGGGGGTGCTTCTGGCGCTTGGGGGCTGGCTGGCCTATGCCTTGCAAGCCTTGCAAAGAAGGGAGAGGAAGTAA